A region of Asterias amurensis chromosome 20, ASM3211899v1 DNA encodes the following proteins:
- the LOC139952306 gene encoding uncharacterized protein — MSQVAKDLTTASLEEIVKCLNLTAHPEGGFYTESYRCDRKSENGQSHCSAIYYLMTKEHGLAWHKLNGLDEMFHFYAGAPVEISLASPEGAFLEKKICGLDIFGGQRPQVLVPADHWQSAKCLGEWTLYGVIVSPGFEIQYSEQAPDGWKPTGI; from the coding sequence atgtctCAAGTTGCGAAGGACTTGACAACTGCCTCGCTTGAGGAAATAGTCAAGTGTCTGAATCTCACTGCACATCCAGAGGGTGGCTTTTACACGGAGAGCTACCGCTGCGATCGTAAGAGTGAGAATGGCCAGTCGCACTGTTCAGCTATCTACTACCTGATGACGAAGGAACACGGCCTGGCATGGCATAAACTCAATGGGCTCGATGAAATGTTTCACTTCTATGCTGGAGCTCCGGTGGAAATCAGTCTGGCATCGCCAGAAGGTGCCTTCCTGGAGAAGAAAATCTGCGGCTTGGATATCTTCGGGGGGCAGCGACCTCAAGTGTTGGTTCCAGCTGATCATTGGCAGAGTGCGAAGTGTCTGGGGGAATGGACACTCTATGGTGTCATAGTCAGTCCTGGATTCGAGATCCAGTACTCGGAGCAAGCCCCAGATGGCTGGAAACCAACTGGGATTTAG
- the LOC139952589 gene encoding phosphoglycolate phosphatase-like — MPSRSLTAQFSKWLRSVSSGIKKRARDKTVIIFDKDGTLIDVHSQWAPWIRGIVTSIMSRTDLNISDKAFTKVGFDDEAGRILPGVLGEGTLEMVQECLSEILQEEEMSPCEADKVARECIGEGGARFGETKPIGDVTSMFKRLKQSGFQIAINTSDSREATLVNLQHMGVSKLVDIVVCGDDDWMIAKPHPLSAFMICAQLGVQPENAVMVGDSPCDVRLGINAQLGCSIGVLTGIADRKALEGDAHFVVDDVSVATDLILSGVGNMLQREAAEADEPSCARDSIVVSS, encoded by the exons ATGCCTTCGAGGTCATTGACTGCTCAATTCTCCAAGTGGTTAAGATCTGTATCTTCAGGAATCAAGAAGAGGGCGCGAGATAAGACGGTCATAATCTTTGACAAAGATGGCACCCTTATTGATGTTCATTCTCAGTGGGCGCCGTGGATACGAGGCATAGTGACAAG CATTATGAGCAGAACAGACTTAAACATATCTGACAAAGCTTTTACAAAAGTTGGATTCGACGATGAAGCCGGGAGAATCCTACCAGGCGTCCTAGGCGAAGGCACTCTTGAAATGGTCCAGGAGTGTCTGTCTGAAATTCTCCAAGAAGAAGAGATGTCTCCCTGTGAAGCGGATAAAGTTGCCAGGGAATGCATAGGGGAGGGTGGTGCAAGGTTTGGTGAGACCAAGCCGATCGGAGATGTCACCAGCATGTTCAAGAGACTCAAACAAAGCGGCTTCCAGATCGCCATAAACACGTCCGATAGTAGAGAAGCAACTCTTGTTAATCTTCAACACATGGGTGTATCTAAGCTGGTTGACATCGTGGTATGCGGCGATGATGATTGGATGATTGCTAAGCCACACCCACTCTCTGCTTTCATGATATGCGCCCAGCTGGGTGTTCAGCCGGAGAATGCAGTCATGGTTGGGGATTCCCCCTGTGATGTCAGACTGGGGATAAATGCTCAACTTGGCTGCTCCATAG gtgttttaactggcatagCCGACCGGAAGGCCCTCGAGGGGGATGCACACTTTGTGGTTGACGATGTTTCTGTCGCAACGGATTTAATCCTATCCGGCGTAGGGAACATGCTACAGAGGGAAGCGGCTGAAGCCGATGAACCAAGTTGCGCTCGGGACTCCATAGTTGTATCTTCATAA
- the LOC139952590 gene encoding ankyrin repeat domain-containing protein 66-like — MEGPIMSEVHEAAAAGDSEQILNLLNLGKYDVNQKDAEWHDRTPLHWAAIKGHGESIRVLVDYGANIDAVTDSGWTPAHFSAELGKIGALKTLHKLGADIEIKDCCGDTARDVAAVYGQHDCVEFLKMAAWEDVIRKEREQQEKLEQEERERQEEEKRRHREEEARKQKEQEKEKKGKEKTKEKGKKRKFLGAGRAVLLINSDSK; from the exons ATGGAAGGGCCTATAATGAGTGAGGTTCATGAGGCGGCAGCAGCGGGAGACAGCGAACAGATCTTAAATCTCTTGAATCTTGGCAAGTATGACGTGAATCAGAAAGATGCAGAGTGGCATGACAGGACTCCATTACACTGGGCTGCCATCAAAG GTCATGGAGAAAGTATTCGCGTTCTCGTTGACTACGGAGCCAATATCGATGCCGTCACAGACAGTGGATGGACACCAGCACATTTTTCTGCGGAACTCGGCAagattggtgcccttaaaaccTTACATAAACTCGGAGCCGATATAGAGATAAAAGATTGCTGCGGTGACACAGCAAGAGATGTAGCTGCAGTCTACGGACAGCATGATTGTGTTGAATTCCTGAAAAT GGCTGCGTGGGAAGACGTGATTCGTAAGGAGAGAGAACAGCAAGAAAAGCTGGAACAGGAGGAACGAGAGCGACAGGAAGAGGAGAAAAGGAGACACAGAGAGGAAGAGGCGAGGAAACAAAAAGAGCAAGAGAAAGAGAAGAAGGGAAAGGAGAAGACGAAGGAGAAAGGGAAGAAGAGGAAATTCTTGGGAGCTGGAAGGGCAGTTTTATTGATTAACTCagactcaaaatag
- the LOC139952591 gene encoding von Hippel-Lindau disease tumor suppressor-like: MQELPSHGHQRPEQNKLKSTAAPTPPAGAIFRNRTPRLVNLLWLDFQGKQVTYTRNGLKSRHKMAMNTFEGHPWIFRDHITGDKLVCYTDAESQKREVFFPIPFSEDYPHNTQVNIILPVYTLKERALQVVRSYIRSKDDCAKLQIPTTLQRELANPDVSINW; encoded by the exons ATGCAGGAACTTCCCAGTCATGGTCATCAGAGACCGGAGCAGAACAAACTCAAATCCACGGCAGCTCCAACCCCTCCTGCTGGTGCAATTTTTAGAAACCGCACTCCACGTTTAGTCAACTTACTGTGGTTGGACTTTCAAGGGAAGCAAGTGACGTATACCAGAAACGGATTGAAATCAAGGCACAAGATGGCTATGAACACTTTCGAAGGTCATCCGTGGATATTCAGAGATCACATCACCGGCGACAAACTTGTCTGCTACACCGACGCAGAATCGCAGAAGAGAGAAGTGTTTTTCCCGATTCCATTCAGCGAAGACTACCCACATAATACTCAGGTCAACATTATCTTACCAG tctACACCCTCAAGGAGAGAGCTCTCCAGGTTGTCAGAAGTTACATCAGGAGTAAAGACGATTGTGCAAAGTTACAAATTCCAACCACACTTCAACGTGAGCTCGCTAATCCAGATGTTTCTATCAATTGGTGA